In Xanthomonas sacchari, a genomic segment contains:
- a CDS encoding lipid A deacylase LpxR family protein translates to MPSSHPLLPVAAALALAAAPAAATEQCPRDTLEATAPTVNFRVDNDLFGGAGQDQGYTNGFGLIIVSPNLRDYTDDPCLPRLARAVNRALTWLQPSSDFTQRNMTFAVGQALFTPTDKTRRDLIEDDRPYAGLLLMNIGYNARQDERLRTTQLTLGLIGPSAQGKQVQDVVHELLGDAKFQGWDNQLHDEPVFRVLHERLRRWSGDGSRDGWGWDAISHWGGALGTLDTHANAGMELRLGWKLPDDFGSSPLRPAGENVAPPASSLGSGWSAHLFVTSDGRWVLRDITLDGNTFRDSHSVKKRPFVGDAGVGLAVMRGKWKFALARYWRTREFDLQRQTPVFGSFTISYRL, encoded by the coding sequence ATGCCGTCATCGCACCCGCTTCTTCCGGTTGCTGCCGCCCTCGCCCTGGCCGCCGCGCCCGCAGCTGCCACCGAGCAATGCCCGCGCGACACACTGGAAGCGACCGCACCCACGGTCAACTTCCGCGTCGACAACGACCTGTTCGGCGGCGCCGGCCAGGACCAGGGCTATACCAATGGTTTCGGCCTGATCATCGTCTCGCCGAATCTGCGCGACTACACCGACGACCCCTGCCTGCCACGGCTGGCGCGGGCGGTGAACCGCGCTCTGACCTGGCTGCAGCCGAGCAGCGACTTCACCCAGCGCAACATGACCTTCGCGGTCGGCCAGGCGCTGTTCACCCCCACCGACAAGACCCGCCGCGACCTGATCGAGGACGACCGCCCCTACGCCGGCCTGTTGCTGATGAACATCGGCTACAACGCGCGCCAGGACGAGCGCCTGCGCACCACGCAACTCACCCTGGGCCTGATCGGCCCCTCGGCGCAGGGCAAGCAGGTGCAGGACGTGGTGCACGAGCTGCTCGGCGACGCCAAGTTCCAGGGCTGGGACAACCAGTTGCACGACGAACCGGTGTTCCGCGTGCTGCACGAACGCCTGCGTCGCTGGTCCGGCGACGGCAGCCGCGACGGCTGGGGCTGGGACGCGATCAGCCACTGGGGCGGCGCGCTGGGCACGCTCGACACTCACGCCAATGCGGGCATGGAACTGCGCCTGGGCTGGAAGCTGCCGGACGATTTCGGCAGTTCGCCGCTGCGCCCTGCCGGCGAGAACGTCGCGCCGCCGGCCAGCAGCCTCGGCAGCGGCTGGTCGGCGCACCTGTTCGTGACCAGCGACGGCCGCTGGGTGCTGCGCGACATCACCCTGGACGGCAACACCTTCCGCGACAGCCACAGCGTGAAGAAGCGCCCCTTCGTGGGCGACGCCGGCGTCGGCCTGGCGGTAATGCGCGGCAAATGGAAGTTCGCGCTCGCCCGCTACTGGCGCACGCGCGAGTTCGACCTGCAGCGGCAGACGCCGGTGTTTGGGAGTTTCACGATCAGCTATCGGCTTTGA
- a CDS encoding YbeD family protein, with protein MDITSDNPDHGFQFPGIFELSAMGTANTGLESELPRLLVAAGVEVVEERISWKHSSNGKYVSVRIAFRAVDRAQYDAAHQALREHPEVKWTL; from the coding sequence ATGGACATCACTTCCGACAACCCCGATCACGGTTTCCAGTTCCCCGGCATCTTCGAACTCAGCGCCATGGGCACCGCCAACACCGGCCTGGAGTCCGAGCTGCCGCGCCTGCTCGTCGCCGCCGGCGTGGAGGTGGTGGAGGAGCGCATCAGCTGGAAGCACTCGTCCAACGGCAAATATGTGTCGGTGCGCATCGCCTTCCGCGCCGTCGACCGCGCCCAGTACGACGCTGCGCACCAGGCGCTGCGCGAACATCCGGAAGTGAAGTGGACGCTGTAG
- the lipB gene encoding lipoyl(octanoyl) transferase LipB, producing the protein MDAVAEDAPLAPARALPPCRVRQLGRQPYEPVWRAMQRFTDARDADTPDELWVVEHEPVFTLGQAGKPEHVLAPGDIPVLQVDRGGQVTYHGPGQLVVYPLLDLRRLHIGVRDYVCRIEQAIIDTLDEWNILGQRRDGAPGVYVGGAKVAALGIRVRRGCTFHGLSFNVAMDLEPFHRINPCGYQGLQVTAVLDLGGPSGMQAVTPVLLAQLARQFGLTLQPLDALPDLSLTHAA; encoded by the coding sequence GTGGACGCTGTAGCCGAGGACGCGCCGCTGGCGCCGGCGCGCGCGCTGCCGCCGTGCCGGGTCCGCCAGCTCGGCCGCCAGCCCTATGAGCCGGTGTGGCGGGCGATGCAGCGTTTCACCGACGCGCGCGACGCGGACACGCCCGACGAGCTGTGGGTGGTCGAACACGAACCGGTGTTCACCCTCGGCCAGGCCGGCAAGCCGGAACACGTGCTGGCGCCCGGCGACATCCCGGTGCTGCAGGTCGATCGCGGCGGCCAGGTCACCTACCACGGCCCCGGCCAGCTGGTGGTGTACCCGCTGCTGGACCTGCGCCGGCTGCACATCGGCGTGCGCGACTACGTGTGCCGGATCGAGCAGGCGATCATCGACACCCTCGACGAGTGGAACATCCTCGGCCAGCGCCGCGACGGCGCGCCGGGTGTCTACGTCGGCGGCGCCAAGGTCGCCGCGTTGGGCATCCGCGTGCGCCGCGGCTGCACCTTCCACGGCCTGTCGTTCAACGTGGCGATGGACCTGGAGCCGTTCCATCGGATCAATCCCTGCGGCTACCAGGGCCTGCAGGTGACCGCGGTGCTAGACTTGGGTGGTCCCTCCGGCATGCAGGCGGTCACGCCGGTCCTGCTGGCCCAACTGGCGCGCCAGTTCGGGCTGACCCTGCAGCCGCTCGACGCCCTGCCCGATCTTTCGCTCACGCACGCGGCCTGA